Proteins encoded together in one Bosea sp. (in: a-proteobacteria) window:
- a CDS encoding DUF167 family protein: MSGQAPWPWRPTKEGIALDVRLTPRGGRDALDGIETLADGRAVLKARVRAAPTGGEANDALIRLLAREFGLSRSQVAIVSGASARLKSVALRGESGPLAAMLEGRLGGSRQAD, translated from the coding sequence ATGAGCGGCCAGGCCCCTTGGCCCTGGCGGCCGACGAAGGAGGGGATCGCGCTCGATGTCCGGCTCACCCCGCGCGGCGGGCGCGACGCGCTGGACGGCATCGAGACGCTCGCGGACGGGCGCGCCGTGCTCAAGGCGCGCGTGCGCGCCGCGCCGACCGGGGGCGAGGCGAACGACGCCCTGATCCGGCTGCTGGCGCGGGAATTCGGGCTCTCCCGCTCGCAGGTCGCCATCGTTTCCGGCGCGTCCGCCCGGCTGAAGAGCGTGGCGCTGCGCGGCGAATCCGGGCCCCTGGCGGCCATGCTCGAAGGTCGGCTGGGCGGAAGCCGGCAGGCGGATTGA
- a CDS encoding carbonic anhydrase has translation MEKPAEPFPQRLREGYRAFLDDRFTREQSRYEDLGENGQTPGIMLIGCCDSRVSPEIIFDARPGEMFVARNIANLVPPFQPDDQLHGTSAALEYAIQALKVAHIVVLGHGRCGGIRAFADDSQQALSPGDFIGKWITLIGPAAERTGGRGRHENFADYLHRLELASIQQSLVNLRTFPCVQILESKGKLHLHGAHFAVATGVLMILDPATGQFIPAVGEMPKRVQQIRCSEA, from the coding sequence ATGGAAAAGCCTGCAGAACCGTTCCCGCAGCGCCTGAGGGAAGGCTACCGCGCCTTCCTCGACGATCGTTTCACCCGCGAGCAGAGCCGATACGAGGATCTCGGCGAGAACGGCCAGACGCCCGGGATCATGCTGATCGGATGCTGCGATTCGCGCGTTTCGCCGGAGATCATCTTCGATGCGCGGCCGGGCGAGATGTTCGTCGCCCGCAACATCGCCAATCTGGTGCCGCCCTTCCAGCCGGACGACCAGCTCCACGGCACCTCGGCGGCGCTCGAATACGCCATCCAGGCGCTCAAGGTGGCGCATATCGTCGTGCTCGGCCATGGCCGCTGCGGCGGCATCCGCGCCTTCGCCGACGACAGCCAGCAGGCGCTCTCTCCGGGCGACTTCATCGGCAAGTGGATCACGCTGATCGGCCCGGCGGCCGAGCGCACCGGCGGGCGGGGCCGGCACGAGAACTTCGCCGACTATCTGCACCGGCTGGAGCTGGCCTCGATCCAGCAATCGCTCGTCAACCTGCGCACCTTCCCCTGTGTGCAGATCCTGGAAAGCAAGGGCAAGCTGCACCTGCACGGCGCCCATTTCGCCGTCGCCACCGGCGTCTTGATGATTCTCGATCCCGCGACCGGGCAGTTCATCCCCGCCGTCGGCGAGATGCCCAAGCGCGTCCAGCAGATCCGCTGCTCCGAGGCGTGA
- a CDS encoding site-specific tyrosine recombinase XerD, with the protein MSRPARQRLAAFLDMLAAERGAARNTLEAYERDIADYLEWLGGTAPDEASAADIRGWLADLAARGLKASSAARRLSAVRQFHRFLYTEGLAGGDPSAAIAGPRLGQPLPKVVTVADVDRLLEAARVPCEREGATRPERLKALRLRCLVEMLYATGLRVSELIALPLSAATTRERFLIVRGKGGKERLVPLNDAARQAARDWLEALKEAGGGDGRWLFPSDGESGHLTRQVFARELKSLAGAAGLPAAGLSPHVLRHAFASHLLQNGADLRVVQELLGHADIATTQIYTHILDERLKSMVRDLHPLADDE; encoded by the coding sequence ATGAGCCGGCCGGCGCGCCAGCGGCTCGCCGCCTTCCTCGACATGCTGGCGGCCGAGCGCGGCGCGGCGCGCAACACCCTCGAAGCCTATGAGCGCGACATCGCCGATTATCTCGAATGGCTCGGCGGCACGGCGCCGGACGAGGCGAGCGCCGCCGATATCCGCGGCTGGCTCGCCGATCTCGCCGCGCGCGGCCTCAAGGCGTCCTCGGCGGCCCGAAGGCTTTCCGCCGTGCGCCAGTTCCATCGCTTCCTCTACACGGAGGGGCTGGCTGGCGGCGATCCTTCCGCCGCCATCGCCGGGCCGCGGCTCGGCCAGCCCCTGCCCAAGGTGGTGACGGTCGCCGATGTCGACCGGCTGCTGGAGGCGGCGCGGGTGCCTTGCGAGCGGGAGGGTGCGACGAGGCCCGAGCGGCTCAAGGCGCTGCGCCTGCGCTGCCTCGTCGAGATGCTCTATGCCACGGGCCTTCGCGTCTCCGAGCTGATCGCGCTGCCCTTGTCGGCGGCGACGACGCGCGAGCGCTTCCTGATCGTGCGCGGCAAGGGCGGCAAGGAACGGCTGGTGCCGCTGAACGACGCCGCCCGCCAGGCGGCCCGCGACTGGCTGGAAGCCCTGAAGGAGGCGGGCGGGGGGGATGGCCGCTGGCTCTTTCCCTCGGATGGCGAGAGCGGCCATCTGACGCGCCAGGTTTTCGCGCGCGAGCTCAAATCACTGGCGGGGGCGGCAGGGCTTCCGGCGGCGGGCTTGAGCCCGCACGTGCTGCGCCATGCCTTTGCCAGCCACCTCTTGCAGAACGGCGCCGATCTCAGGGTCGTGCAGGAATTGCTCGGCCATGCCGACATCGCGACGACGCAGATCTACACCCATATCCTCGACGAGCGGCTGAAGAGCATGGTGCGCGATCTCCACCCGCTGGCGGATGACGAGTGA
- a CDS encoding shikimate kinase, translated as MTAAASISPPDTSELRAALGPRAIVLVGMMGSGKSSVGRRLAARLGLPFVDADTEIETAAQMTIPEIFAQRGEAEFREGERRVIGRVLTTRAPLVLATGGGAFMNAETRERVKELGISVWLRAEPEVLMRRVRKRSNRPLLHTDDPETTLRRMLAEREPVYALADITIQSRDEPHEVVVGDAIAALGEHLRLAAGVAAS; from the coding sequence ATGACCGCCGCCGCTTCGATTTCCCCACCCGACACGTCCGAGCTGCGCGCAGCGCTCGGCCCGCGCGCGATCGTGCTCGTCGGCATGATGGGCTCCGGCAAGAGCTCGGTCGGCCGGAGGCTCGCGGCGCGCCTTGGCCTGCCCTTCGTCGATGCCGACACCGAGATCGAGACGGCGGCGCAGATGACCATCCCCGAGATCTTCGCCCAGCGCGGCGAGGCCGAGTTCCGCGAGGGCGAGCGCCGGGTCATCGGCCGCGTGCTGACGACGCGGGCCCCGCTGGTGCTGGCGACCGGCGGCGGCGCCTTCATGAACGCGGAGACGCGCGAGCGCGTGAAGGAGCTCGGCATCTCGGTCTGGCTCAGGGCCGAGCCCGAGGTGCTGATGCGGCGCGTGCGCAAGCGCTCGAACCGGCCGCTGCTCCACACCGACGATCCGGAAACGACGCTGCGCCGCATGCTGGCCGAGCGCGAGCCGGTCTATGCGCTCGCCGACATCACCATCCAGTCGCGCGACGAGCCGCACGAGGTCGTGGTCGGCGACGCCATCGCCGCCCTGGGCGAGCATCTCAGGCTCGCGGCCGGGGTGGCCGCATCATGA
- the aroB gene encoding 3-dehydroquinate synthase, which yields MTGARIVVPVALEGRAYDIHIGRHQLGEAAALIAAFAPGARAALVTDDSVAALHGAAFESALQQQGVAATRITIPPGEASKSYPQFVALCDALLAAKIERNDLVIAFGGGVVGDLTGFAAAVLRRGVRFVQVPTTLLAQVDSSVGGKTGINSPHGKNLIGAFHQPALVIADTALLDTLSEREFKAGYAEVVKYGLIDDPGFFDWCEANWSRVIAGGPERDHAVAVSCRAKAAIVARDEREEGDRALLNLGHTFAHALERLTSYDSSRLVHGEAVAIGLALAFRFSQRLGLCSGQDAVRVSRHLDHVGLPSRLQQVPGGAGGAEAIVEAMTQDKKVRRGVLTFILARGIGQSFIAPGVPADEVRGFIEAELAG from the coding sequence ATGACCGGCGCCCGCATCGTCGTGCCCGTCGCGCTCGAGGGCCGCGCCTACGACATCCATATCGGCCGCCACCAGCTCGGCGAGGCGGCGGCGCTGATCGCCGCCTTCGCGCCGGGCGCCAGGGCAGCCCTCGTCACCGACGACAGCGTCGCCGCCCTGCACGGGGCGGCCTTCGAGAGCGCCCTGCAACAGCAAGGCGTCGCCGCGACGCGCATCACGATCCCGCCGGGCGAGGCGTCCAAATCCTATCCCCAGTTCGTCGCGCTCTGCGATGCGCTGCTGGCGGCCAAGATCGAGCGCAACGACCTCGTCATCGCCTTCGGCGGCGGCGTCGTCGGCGATCTCACCGGCTTCGCGGCGGCGGTGCTGCGCCGCGGCGTGCGCTTCGTGCAGGTGCCGACCACGCTGCTCGCCCAGGTCGATTCCTCGGTCGGCGGCAAGACCGGCATCAACTCGCCGCACGGCAAGAACCTGATCGGCGCCTTCCACCAGCCGGCGCTGGTGATCGCCGACACGGCGCTGCTCGACACGCTGAGCGAGCGCGAGTTCAAGGCCGGCTATGCCGAGGTGGTGAAATACGGGCTGATCGACGATCCCGGCTTCTTCGACTGGTGCGAGGCGAACTGGAGCCGCGTCATCGCGGGCGGCCCGGAGCGCGACCATGCCGTCGCCGTCTCCTGCCGGGCGAAGGCTGCGATCGTCGCCCGCGACGAGCGCGAGGAGGGCGACCGGGCGCTGCTCAATCTCGGCCACACCTTCGCCCATGCGCTGGAGCGGCTGACCAGCTACGATTCCAGCCGCCTCGTCCATGGCGAGGCGGTCGCGATCGGGCTCGCCCTCGCCTTCCGCTTCTCGCAGCGGCTGGGGCTTTGTTCGGGCCAGGACGCCGTCCGCGTATCGCGCCATCTCGACCATGTCGGCCTGCCGAGCCGGCTGCAGCAGGTGCCGGGCGGCGCCGGCGGCGCCGAGGCGATCGTCGAGGCGATGACGCAGGACAAGAAGGTCCGGCGGGGCGTCCTGACCTTCATCCTCGCCCGCGGCATCGGCCAGAGCTTCATCGCGCCGGGCGTGCCCGCAGACGAGGTGCGCGGCTTCATCGAGGCGGAGCTGGCGGGCTGA
- a CDS encoding glucan ABC transporter ATP-binding protein/ permease: MSLLSLYARVLGELGPEKRLGAVLALANVVLAAVAFAEPMLFGALIDRLTGIQAAGGTVTWSGINLLIAAWVGFGLANIALGVFVALQADRLAHRSRLTIMARYFEHALTLPLAYHTQTHSGRVLKVMLDGTNALWALWLSFFREHCASAVALFVLLPFTIWKNWQLGLLLVGLVVLFGSLTAFVLRKTDRLQRNVETYHSNLAERASDALGNVPVIQSFTRIEAEVRGLRSTMANVLAAQLPVLSWWAVANVATRASATLTVLLIFIVGTWLLMHGETTVGEIVTFMGFATMLVGRLEQIVGFVNFIFMQAPKMREFFEVLDTLPSVRDLPNAKDPGRLEGAVAFEDVSFSYDGKRAAVRDVSFSVKPGETIAVVGSTGSGKSTTLGLLHRAFDPQSGRITVDGSDIREISLLALRRNIGVVFQEPMLFARSIRENLTVGKPDATDAEMMEALERAQAAEVMARQPDGLDTLVGERGRTLSGGERQRFSIARALLKNPPILILDEATSALDAATEVKLQKALEEVMKGRTTFVIAHRLATIRNADRILVFEQGEVEEMGSFDELVARGGRFAALARAQYLVSDKPAENAPSPLAEKIASA, encoded by the coding sequence ATGTCTCTGCTCTCGCTCTATGCCCGCGTCCTCGGTGAGCTCGGCCCGGAAAAACGGCTGGGCGCCGTCCTGGCGCTCGCCAATGTCGTGCTGGCTGCGGTCGCCTTCGCCGAGCCGATGCTGTTCGGCGCGCTGATCGACAGGCTGACCGGCATCCAGGCCGCGGGCGGGACCGTGACCTGGTCCGGCATCAACCTCCTGATCGCCGCCTGGGTCGGTTTCGGGCTCGCCAATATCGCGCTCGGCGTCTTCGTCGCGCTGCAGGCCGACCGGCTGGCGCATCGCTCGCGGCTCACGATCATGGCGCGCTATTTCGAGCATGCGCTGACGCTGCCGCTCGCCTACCATACCCAGACGCATTCCGGCCGCGTGCTCAAGGTGATGCTCGACGGCACCAACGCGCTGTGGGCGCTGTGGCTCTCCTTCTTCCGCGAGCATTGCGCCTCGGCCGTGGCGCTGTTCGTGCTCCTGCCCTTCACGATCTGGAAGAACTGGCAGCTCGGGCTCCTGCTCGTCGGCCTCGTCGTGCTGTTCGGCTCGCTCACCGCCTTCGTGCTGCGCAAGACCGACCGGCTGCAGCGCAATGTCGAAACCTACCATTCCAACCTCGCCGAGCGGGCCTCCGACGCGCTCGGCAACGTGCCGGTGATCCAGAGCTTCACCCGCATCGAGGCGGAGGTGCGCGGCCTGCGCTCGACCATGGCCAATGTGCTGGCGGCGCAGCTGCCGGTCCTGTCCTGGTGGGCGGTCGCCAATGTCGCGACGCGGGCCTCCGCGACGCTGACCGTGCTCTTGATCTTCATCGTCGGCACCTGGCTCCTGATGCATGGTGAGACCACGGTCGGCGAGATCGTCACCTTCATGGGCTTCGCCACCATGCTGGTCGGGCGGCTCGAGCAGATCGTCGGCTTCGTCAACTTCATCTTCATGCAGGCGCCGAAGATGCGCGAGTTCTTCGAGGTGCTCGACACGCTGCCGAGCGTACGCGACCTGCCCAATGCCAAAGATCCGGGCCGGCTCGAGGGTGCCGTCGCCTTCGAGGACGTCTCCTTCTCCTATGACGGCAAGCGGGCGGCAGTGCGCGACGTCTCCTTCTCGGTGAAGCCCGGCGAGACGATCGCCGTCGTCGGCTCGACCGGCTCGGGCAAGTCGACGACGCTGGGCCTGCTGCACCGCGCCTTCGACCCGCAATCGGGGCGGATCACCGTCGACGGCAGCGATATCCGCGAGATCTCGCTGTTGGCCCTCAGGCGCAATATCGGCGTCGTCTTCCAGGAGCCGATGCTGTTCGCCCGCTCGATCCGCGAGAACCTCACCGTCGGCAAGCCGGATGCGACCGACGCCGAGATGATGGAGGCGCTCGAGCGCGCGCAGGCCGCCGAGGTGATGGCGCGCCAGCCCGACGGGCTCGATACGCTGGTCGGCGAGCGCGGCCGCACGCTCTCGGGCGGCGAGCGCCAGCGCTTCTCGATCGCGCGCGCGCTCCTCAAGAACCCGCCGATCCTGATCCTCGACGAGGCGACCTCGGCGCTCGACGCCGCGACCGAGGTCAAGCTGCAGAAGGCGCTGGAGGAGGTGATGAAGGGCCGCACCACCTTCGTCATCGCGCATCGCCTCGCGACGATCCGCAACGCCGACCGCATCCTCGTCTTCGAGCAGGGTGAGGTCGAGGAGATGGGCAGCTTCGACGAGCTCGTCGCCAGGGGCGGGCGCTTCGCGGCGCTGGCGCGGGCGCAGTACCTCGTCAGCGACAAGCCGGCGGAGAACGCGCCGAGCCCGCTCGCCGAAAAGATCGCGTCGGCGTGA
- a CDS encoding WD40 repeat domain-containing protein codes for MTTMTQPVSLREHVTPIAAGTHVVAARWLKQGLALALADGRVLRWRDGAADMVEAHAGGLLCASGDGERLISGGDDGRVVVTRFEGAPEELAKDGKRRWVDAIVLSASGNLAWNSGKSVTARDEKGRLRTLEVASTPQGLVFAPKGYRLAIAQMSGVLLWYPNTEAKPEFLEWKGAHVDVTWSPDGRFVVSSMQENALHGWKLGDKPGHMRMTGYPAKPRSLSWSHDGLWLASSGADGAIVWPFQGDGPQGKAPRECGVRRARVTRVAFHPGALVLAIGYDDGCVLLVRLTDGSELLVRPAERGSGISAFAWDKAGKRLAFGAEDGAAGVLALPG; via the coding sequence ATGACCACGATGACCCAGCCCGTCTCGCTGCGCGAGCATGTCACTCCGATCGCCGCCGGCACGCATGTCGTCGCCGCGCGCTGGCTGAAGCAGGGGCTCGCGCTCGCGCTCGCCGACGGGCGCGTGCTGCGCTGGCGCGACGGCGCGGCCGATATGGTCGAGGCCCATGCCGGCGGCCTCCTCTGCGCCAGCGGCGACGGCGAGCGCCTGATCTCGGGCGGCGACGACGGGCGCGTCGTCGTGACGCGCTTCGAGGGCGCGCCCGAGGAGCTGGCGAAGGACGGCAAGCGCCGCTGGGTCGACGCGATCGTGCTCTCCGCATCCGGCAACCTCGCCTGGAACAGCGGCAAGAGCGTCACGGCCCGCGACGAGAAGGGCCGCCTGCGCACGCTGGAGGTGGCGAGCACGCCACAAGGTCTCGTCTTCGCGCCGAAAGGCTATCGCCTCGCCATCGCCCAGATGAGCGGCGTCCTGCTCTGGTATCCCAACACCGAGGCGAAGCCGGAATTCCTGGAGTGGAAGGGCGCGCATGTCGACGTGACCTGGTCGCCGGACGGGCGCTTCGTCGTCTCCTCCATGCAGGAGAACGCGCTGCATGGCTGGAAGCTCGGCGACAAGCCCGGCCATATGCGGATGACCGGCTATCCGGCCAAGCCCCGCTCGCTCTCATGGTCGCATGACGGGCTCTGGCTTGCCTCGAGCGGGGCGGACGGCGCGATCGTCTGGCCGTTCCAGGGCGACGGGCCGCAGGGCAAGGCCCCGCGCGAATGCGGCGTGCGCCGCGCCCGCGTCACCCGCGTCGCCTTCCATCCGGGCGCGCTGGTCCTGGCGATCGGCTATGACGACGGCTGCGTCCTGCTGGTCAGGCTGACCGACGGCTCCGAACTGCTGGTGCGGCCGGCCGAGCGCGGCAGCGGCATCAGCGCCTTCGCCTGGGACAAGGCCGGCAAGCGCCTCGCCTTCGGCGCCGAGGACGGCGCCGCCGGCGTGCTCGCCCTGCCGGGCTGA
- a CDS encoding GTP-binding protein: protein MSEKIPVTVLTGYLGAGKTTLLNRILTEDHGKKFAVIVNEFGEAGIDGDLIVGADEEIFEMNNGCICCTVRGDLIRILDGLMKRKGKFDAIIVETTGLADPAPVAQTFFVDQDVGDATRLDAVVTVTDAKWLKDRLKDAPEAKNQIAFADVIVLNKTDLVTAEELTEVEAAIRAINPYAKLHRAQRCDVDIAGLLDRNAFDLDRILDIEPDFLEAGHHHHHAEDVRSISLTVPGDVDPHKFMPWINDVAQIQGPNILRSKGILAFKDEPRRFVFQGVHMILDGDLQRDWKAGETRESRLVLIGRGLDEDDLRKGFEACAA, encoded by the coding sequence ATGTCCGAAAAGATCCCCGTCACGGTGCTCACCGGCTATCTGGGCGCCGGCAAGACCACGCTCCTCAACCGCATCCTGACCGAGGACCACGGCAAGAAGTTCGCCGTCATCGTCAACGAGTTCGGCGAGGCCGGCATCGACGGCGACCTGATCGTCGGCGCCGACGAGGAAATCTTCGAGATGAACAACGGCTGCATCTGCTGCACCGTGCGCGGCGACCTGATCCGCATCCTCGACGGGCTGATGAAGCGCAAGGGCAAGTTCGACGCGATCATCGTCGAGACCACCGGCCTCGCCGATCCCGCCCCGGTCGCGCAGACCTTCTTCGTCGACCAGGATGTCGGCGACGCCACCCGCCTCGACGCGGTCGTCACCGTCACCGACGCGAAATGGCTGAAGGACCGGCTGAAGGACGCGCCCGAGGCGAAGAACCAGATCGCCTTCGCCGACGTCATCGTCCTCAACAAGACCGATCTGGTGACGGCCGAGGAACTGACCGAGGTCGAGGCCGCGATCCGTGCCATCAACCCCTATGCCAAGCTGCATAGGGCGCAGCGCTGCGACGTCGACATCGCCGGCCTGCTCGACCGCAACGCCTTCGACCTCGACCGCATCCTCGACATCGAGCCGGATTTCCTCGAGGCCGGGCATCATCACCACCATGCCGAGGACGTCCGCTCGATCTCGCTGACGGTGCCGGGCGATGTCGATCCCCATAAGTTCATGCCGTGGATCAACGACGTCGCCCAGATCCAGGGGCCGAACATCCTGCGCTCCAAGGGCATCCTCGCCTTCAAGGACGAGCCGCGCCGCTTCGTCTTCCAGGGCGTGCACATGATCCTCGACGGCGACCTCCAGCGCGACTGGAAGGCCGGCGAGACGCGCGAGAGCCGCCTCGTCCTGATCGGGCGCGGCCTCGACGAGGATGATCTGCGCAAGGGGTTTGAAGCCTGCGCGGCCTGA
- a CDS encoding metal ABC transporter substrate-binding protein, with protein MPDRRALVVGLVLGLAAIAGPAGGVSAQENAQAKLPVVASFSILADFVRQVGGDRVGVTSLVGPDGDAHVYSPTPADAKALSAAKLVFINGLHLEGWLPRLVKSSGTKAALVTATKGIEPIEAAEQEHAGKGGHGHAHGHDDPHAWQSIANAKVYVANIRDALAAADPAGKAVYDANAAAYLARLDATEAEVKAAVARIPAQRRKAITTHDAFGYFVKAYGIEFLAPQGVSTEAEASARDVARIIRQIKAQKVPAVFLENITNPRLIEQIARESGARIGGELYSDALSAASGPAGTYIDMMKHNISEIEKALAAGPA; from the coding sequence ATGCCGGATCGTCGTGCCCTCGTCGTCGGTCTCGTTCTCGGACTGGCCGCGATTGCCGGGCCTGCCGGCGGCGTTTCCGCCCAGGAGAACGCGCAAGCGAAGCTGCCGGTGGTGGCGAGCTTCTCGATCCTCGCCGATTTCGTGAGGCAGGTCGGTGGCGACCGTGTCGGCGTGACCTCGCTCGTCGGGCCCGATGGCGACGCCCATGTCTATTCGCCGACGCCCGCCGACGCGAAAGCGCTCTCCGCGGCGAAGCTCGTCTTCATCAACGGCCTGCATCTCGAAGGCTGGTTGCCGCGGCTCGTCAAATCCTCCGGCACGAAGGCTGCGCTCGTGACCGCGACCAAGGGCATCGAGCCGATCGAGGCGGCCGAGCAGGAGCACGCGGGCAAGGGCGGCCATGGCCACGCCCACGGCCATGACGATCCGCATGCCTGGCAGAGCATCGCCAACGCCAAGGTCTACGTCGCCAATATCCGCGATGCGCTCGCTGCCGCCGATCCGGCCGGCAAGGCGGTCTACGATGCCAATGCGGCGGCCTATCTCGCCAGGCTCGACGCGACGGAAGCGGAGGTGAAGGCGGCGGTCGCGCGCATTCCGGCGCAGCGGCGCAAGGCGATCACCACCCACGACGCCTTCGGCTATTTCGTCAAGGCTTACGGCATCGAGTTCCTGGCGCCGCAGGGCGTCTCGACGGAAGCCGAGGCCTCCGCCAGGGACGTGGCGCGCATCATCCGCCAGATCAAGGCGCAGAAGGTGCCGGCGGTGTTCCTGGAGAACATCACCAATCCGCGCCTGATCGAGCAGATCGCCAGGGAGAGCGGCGCCAGGATCGGCGGCGAGCTCTATTCCGACGCGCTCTCCGCCGCTTCCGGGCCGGCGGGGACTTACATCGACATGATGAAGCACAATATAAGCGAGATCGAGAAGGCGCTCGCCGCCGGCCCGGCCTGA
- a CDS encoding metal ABC transporter permease, whose protein sequence is MLYDLLIGPFAEFDFMRRALVGVAALSVSGAPIGVFLMLRRMSLTGDAMAHAILPGAALGYLVAGFSLPAMTIGGLVAGFAVALAAGAVARATVLKEDASLAAFYLISLALGVTIVSLRGSAVDLLHVLFGNVLALDDQVLILLAGVATVSLLTLAALYRPLVLECVDPGFLRSVSRSGGVVHLTFLALVVLNLVAGFHALGTLLAVGMMMLPAAAARFWTADITRLLLLAAGFGMASGYGGLVLSFAAGSSLPAGPSIILAAGAVYIGSLLFGTQEGLARRLLPRAHLQR, encoded by the coding sequence ATGCTCTACGACCTCCTCATCGGCCCCTTCGCCGAATTCGACTTCATGCGCCGCGCGCTCGTCGGCGTCGCCGCGCTCTCGGTCTCGGGCGCGCCGATCGGCGTCTTCCTGATGCTCCGGCGGATGAGCCTGACCGGCGACGCCATGGCGCATGCGATCCTGCCGGGCGCGGCGCTGGGCTATCTCGTCGCCGGCTTCTCGCTGCCGGCGATGACCATCGGCGGGCTTGTGGCGGGTTTCGCCGTGGCGCTCGCCGCGGGCGCCGTGGCGCGGGCGACGGTGCTCAAGGAGGATGCCTCGCTCGCCGCCTTCTACCTGATCTCGCTGGCGCTCGGCGTCACCATCGTCTCGCTGCGCGGCTCGGCGGTCGACCTGCTGCACGTGCTGTTCGGCAACGTGCTCGCGCTCGACGACCAGGTGCTGATCCTGCTCGCCGGCGTCGCCACCGTCTCGCTGCTGACGCTGGCGGCGCTTTACCGGCCGCTGGTGCTCGAATGCGTCGATCCCGGCTTCCTGCGCTCGGTCAGCCGCTCCGGCGGCGTCGTGCATCTGACCTTCCTCGCGCTGGTCGTGCTCAACCTCGTCGCCGGCTTCCATGCGCTGGGAACCCTGCTCGCCGTCGGCATGATGATGCTGCCGGCCGCCGCCGCGCGCTTCTGGACCGCCGACATCACCCGCCTCTTGCTGCTCGCGGCCGGTTTCGGCATGGCCTCCGGCTATGGCGGGCTCGTCCTGTCCTTCGCGGCGGGCTCGAGCCTGCCCGCCGGGCCCTCGATCATCCTCGCCGCCGGGGCGGTTTATATCGGCTCGCTCCTGTTCGGCACGCAGGAGGGGCTTGCGCGCCGCCTCTTGCCACGCGCCCATCTCCAGAGATAG
- the aztA gene encoding zinc ABC transporter ATP-binding protein AztA, with the protein MPAIRLTDLTLGYDRHPAVHHLSGGIEAGSLTAVVGPNGAGKSTLLKGIAGALSPLSGSIALGRGQRLAYLPQSADLDRSFPIHVYDLVAMGLWNRAGIFGRIGAAHKIEHAIAAVGLTGFERRPIGTLSGGQMQRALFARLLLQDADVILLDEPFTAIDARTTADLLELVRRWHGENRTVIAVLHDIETVRQAFPQTLLLAREAIAWGETGAVLTPENLLKARRMVEAFDGHAAPCRREAA; encoded by the coding sequence ATGCCCGCCATCCGCCTGACCGACCTGACGCTGGGCTATGACCGCCACCCGGCGGTGCATCATCTCTCCGGCGGGATCGAGGCCGGCAGCCTGACGGCGGTCGTCGGGCCGAACGGGGCCGGCAAGTCGACCCTGCTCAAGGGCATCGCCGGCGCGCTTTCGCCGCTCTCGGGCAGCATCGCGCTCGGCCGGGGCCAGCGGCTCGCCTACCTGCCGCAATCGGCCGATCTCGACCGCTCCTTCCCGATCCATGTCTACGATCTCGTCGCGATGGGCCTGTGGAACCGGGCCGGCATCTTCGGGCGCATCGGCGCCGCTCACAAGATCGAGCACGCCATCGCGGCGGTCGGGCTGACCGGCTTCGAGCGCCGGCCGATCGGCACGCTCTCCGGCGGGCAGATGCAGCGGGCGCTGTTCGCGCGGCTCTTGCTGCAGGACGCCGACGTGATCCTGCTCGACGAGCCCTTCACCGCCATCGATGCGCGCACCACCGCCGACCTGCTCGAACTGGTGCGGCGCTGGCATGGCGAAAACCGCACGGTCATCGCCGTGCTGCACGATATCGAGACGGTGCGGCAAGCCTTTCCGCAGACCCTGCTCCTGGCGCGCGAGGCCATCGCCTGGGGCGAGACCGGCGCGGTGCTGACGCCGGAGAACCTGCTCAAGGCACGGCGCATGGTCGAAGCCTTCGACGGCCACGCCGCCCCCTGCCGGCGCGAGGCCGCCTGA